The Pangasianodon hypophthalmus isolate fPanHyp1 chromosome 2, fPanHyp1.pri, whole genome shotgun sequence genome window below encodes:
- the LOC117596743 gene encoding uncharacterized protein LOC117596743 isoform X1: MPGFENMYRTSTSSLQRKPKKSAPCPLCGVSFRNVRQHLIKLHKVLNKMELRILLQYTSGTYNGLNDCPICKRSNFVRLDKHMKLCHSDMTEVQQKELLTKAKKQTNLLDLKTLRAKNPSPPLVSTLDVEMLAESDDETSSPQQSIMAQKDVITHQVAPHQGPEEGDTREREDTAPTTQPNCKGCKVQKAVVKQLKEEINTLKNKNPFPLRRKYERRNTVQTELPVFEKVLQTWLNHIEGVTYRQNENARQRVTRVRSWLAYMSDGGVPTMDFAFLSDPSKLINWAHSLRNFAVTTQRIYISDVRSFLKFLLEARLDTVRASKKKLKGAIFSLDRLRRKLTSRLVVHKQAVKAKKSKNILDAVHIQTFLEKARRAIPNALVTLEQNPLPQNLYHLFGLLSGFIICLTGHRRGVLLGMEAEEGPRCT, from the exons ATGCCTGGGTTTGAg AATATGTATCGGACCTCCACCTCCAGTTTGCaaagaaagccaaaaaaaagtgcaccGTGCCCTCTCTGTGGCGTCTCATTCCGAAATGTCCGCCAACATCTTATAAAGCTCCATAAAGTACTCAACAAAATGGAGCTCAGGATCTTGCTGCAGTACACATCTGGCAC GTATAATGGCCTCAATGATTGCCCTATCTGCAAAAGGTCTAACTTTGTGCGTTTAGATAAACACATGAAACTATGCCATTCAGATATGACA GAAGTGCAGCAGAAGGAACTTCTTACGAAAgctaaaaaacagacaaatcttTTGGATCTGAAAACATTACGGGCCAAAAATCCATCCCCTCCCTTGGTTAGTACCCTCGATGTGGAGATGTTGGCCGAGTCAGATGATGAAACAAGCTCCCCTCAGCAATCGATTATGGCACAGAAGGACGTCATTACACACCAGGTTGCTCCCCACCAAGGACCAGAGGAAGGAGAcaccagagagagggaggacacTGCTCCAACCACACAACCAAACTGCAAGGGCTGCAAGGTACAGAAAGCAGTTgtcaaacaactgaaagaagagataaacacattaaaaaataaaaacccattcCCCCTGCGgagaaaatatgagagaagGAATACTGTACAGACAGAACTTCCAGTTTTTG AAAAAGTCCTTCAGACCTGGCTTAATCATATTGAAGGCGTCACGTATCGCCAGAACGAGAACGCACGCCAGAGAGTCACACGTGTGCGATCCTGGTTGGCTTACATGAGTGATGGAGGGGTGCCAACCATGGATTTTGCTTTCTTATCAGACCCCAGCAAGCTTATAAA CTGGGCGCACTCTTTGAGGAATTTTGCTGTAACAACACAAAGAATATACATAAGCGATGTGAGGTCTTTCCTGAAATTTCTCCTTGAAGCACGACTGGACACTGTGAGAGCCTCTAAAAAGAAATTGAAGGGGGCAATTTTCAGCCTAGACAGGCTTCGGAGGAAACTAACGAGCAGGCTTGTTGTACACAAACAAGCTGTTAAGGCCAAAAAATCAA aaaacattCTGGATGCAGTACACATACAGACCTTCCTGGAAAAGGCTAGACGAGCAATACCGAATGCTTTAG TCACTCTGGAGCAAAATCCCCTGCCACAAAACCTTTACCACCTATTTGGCCTGTTGTCAGGGTTCATAATTTGCCTGACAGGGCACCGTAGGGGAGTCTTGTTGGGAATGGAGGCAGAAGAAGGTCCACGCTGCACCTAA
- the LOC117596743 gene encoding uncharacterized protein LOC117596743 isoform X2, translated as MYRTSTSSLQRKPKKSAPCPLCGVSFRNVRQHLIKLHKVLNKMELRILLQYTSGTYNGLNDCPICKRSNFVRLDKHMKLCHSDMTEVQQKELLTKAKKQTNLLDLKTLRAKNPSPPLVSTLDVEMLAESDDETSSPQQSIMAQKDVITHQVAPHQGPEEGDTREREDTAPTTQPNCKGCKVQKAVVKQLKEEINTLKNKNPFPLRRKYERRNTVQTELPVFEKVLQTWLNHIEGVTYRQNENARQRVTRVRSWLAYMSDGGVPTMDFAFLSDPSKLINWAHSLRNFAVTTQRIYISDVRSFLKFLLEARLDTVRASKKKLKGAIFSLDRLRRKLTSRLVVHKQAVKAKKSKNILDAVHIQTFLEKARRAIPNALVTLEQNPLPQNLYHLFGLLSGFIICLTGHRRGVLLGMEAEEGPRCT; from the exons ATGTATCGGACCTCCACCTCCAGTTTGCaaagaaagccaaaaaaaagtgcaccGTGCCCTCTCTGTGGCGTCTCATTCCGAAATGTCCGCCAACATCTTATAAAGCTCCATAAAGTACTCAACAAAATGGAGCTCAGGATCTTGCTGCAGTACACATCTGGCAC GTATAATGGCCTCAATGATTGCCCTATCTGCAAAAGGTCTAACTTTGTGCGTTTAGATAAACACATGAAACTATGCCATTCAGATATGACA GAAGTGCAGCAGAAGGAACTTCTTACGAAAgctaaaaaacagacaaatcttTTGGATCTGAAAACATTACGGGCCAAAAATCCATCCCCTCCCTTGGTTAGTACCCTCGATGTGGAGATGTTGGCCGAGTCAGATGATGAAACAAGCTCCCCTCAGCAATCGATTATGGCACAGAAGGACGTCATTACACACCAGGTTGCTCCCCACCAAGGACCAGAGGAAGGAGAcaccagagagagggaggacacTGCTCCAACCACACAACCAAACTGCAAGGGCTGCAAGGTACAGAAAGCAGTTgtcaaacaactgaaagaagagataaacacattaaaaaataaaaacccattcCCCCTGCGgagaaaatatgagagaagGAATACTGTACAGACAGAACTTCCAGTTTTTG AAAAAGTCCTTCAGACCTGGCTTAATCATATTGAAGGCGTCACGTATCGCCAGAACGAGAACGCACGCCAGAGAGTCACACGTGTGCGATCCTGGTTGGCTTACATGAGTGATGGAGGGGTGCCAACCATGGATTTTGCTTTCTTATCAGACCCCAGCAAGCTTATAAA CTGGGCGCACTCTTTGAGGAATTTTGCTGTAACAACACAAAGAATATACATAAGCGATGTGAGGTCTTTCCTGAAATTTCTCCTTGAAGCACGACTGGACACTGTGAGAGCCTCTAAAAAGAAATTGAAGGGGGCAATTTTCAGCCTAGACAGGCTTCGGAGGAAACTAACGAGCAGGCTTGTTGTACACAAACAAGCTGTTAAGGCCAAAAAATCAA aaaacattCTGGATGCAGTACACATACAGACCTTCCTGGAAAAGGCTAGACGAGCAATACCGAATGCTTTAG TCACTCTGGAGCAAAATCCCCTGCCACAAAACCTTTACCACCTATTTGGCCTGTTGTCAGGGTTCATAATTTGCCTGACAGGGCACCGTAGGGGAGTCTTGTTGGGAATGGAGGCAGAAGAAGGTCCACGCTGCACCTAA